From Mya arenaria isolate MELC-2E11 chromosome 12, ASM2691426v1, the proteins below share one genomic window:
- the LOC128210741 gene encoding trace amine-associated receptor 1-like → MSNTTTTTTTTTIDTLLLKCQPPTWGYEPTVFQVFGYSLSLLAVVTIVTNLVAMICIYRAPKLKTFTRLFLFSLAVCDFLVGAVVMPFRIFGMVTRSFDSLGHTFCYIGNSVDVLLCSSSMFHITILAFDRCLALCKPFRHGYICSPAKGKSVFILSWLISAVISFGFILAKLHVKGIEAIYNCVLYVTGSCQLVSNVPYAIMTTAVTFGLPSLFTIVCNQFTTRAIEKRRKIFDRLVNINTRKGSLNRRHIGTKLARTILLMSLSFLACWSPFFVIHITDPLTNYRVPQYVWTLVTWTGYANSLLNPILYLKATSFIMFR, encoded by the coding sequence ATGAGcaacactactactactacaacaacaacaacaattgacacattgttattaaaatgtcaACCGCCAACTTGGGGATACGAGCCTACAGTGTTTCAAGTGTTTGGATATTCGCTTTCATTATTGGCTGTGGTAACCATCGTAACAAATCTAGTAGCGATGATCTGTATATACCGCGCACCAAAGTTAAAGACATTCACAcgcttgtttcttttttctttagcCGTTTGTGATTTTCTAGTTGGTGCAGTAGTGATGCCGTTCAGAATATTTGGTATGGTCACTAGGAGTTTTGACAGCCTGGGACATACCTTTTGCTATATTGGAAATAGTGTcgatgttttgttgtgttcGTCCTCCATGTTTCATATAACTATTCTTGCATTTGACAGATGCCTCGCCCTCTGTAAACCCTTTAGGCATGGCTATATATGTAGCCCAGCAAAGGGCAAGTCAGTGTTCATTCTAAGCTGGCTGATTTCAGCAGTCATATCTTTTGGTTTTATACTAGCAAAATTGCACGTAAAAGGAATTGAGGCTATTTATAACTGTGTCTTATACGTCACTGGATCGTGTCAACTCGTGTCAAACGTGCCATACGCGATAATGACAACAGCTGTGACATTTGGCTTGCCATCTCTGTTCACGATCGTATGCAACCAATTTACCACCAGAGCAATAGAAAAACGACGGAAAATTTTCGACCGTCTCGTAAATATAAACACGAGGAAAGGGAGTTTGAATCGACGCCATATTGGTACGAAGCTTGCTCGGACTATTTTGCTTATGTCATTAAGTTTTCTTGCGTGTTGGTCCCCGTTCTTCGTCATTCACATAACTGATCCATTGACTAACTACCGGGTACCACAATATGTGTGGACATTGGTCACTTGGACGGGATATGCAAATTCTCTGTTAAATCCTATTCTGTACTTAAAAGCTACATCTTTTATAATGTTTCgttga